The following proteins are encoded in a genomic region of Glycine max cultivar Williams 82 chromosome 18, Glycine_max_v4.0, whole genome shotgun sequence:
- the LOC100776508 gene encoding uncharacterized protein isoform X1, translating to MFAKRLLHKAVLHHSNHKLQHGGLQGNELDPRIVIHYGIPSTASVLAFDPIQRLLAIGTLDGRLKVIGGDNIEGLLVSPKQLPYKYLEFLQNQGHLVGVLNDNDIQVWNLESRSLVCSLQWEFDITAFSVISGSHFIYVGDQHGLFSVIKFEAEEGQLLKSSYNLSAKFLREAAGFSEPSEQPIIGVLLQPSSFGNRLLIAFEDGLLILWDVSEARIVFLGGGKDLQLKDEDGNSSSESGANPPADIVEQNLGDKEITALCWASSTGSILAVGYLDGDILLWNLSSAAPSKGQQTSKNVVKLQLSTEERRLPVIVLQWSNSHKSQSDSAGQLFVYGGDEIGSEEVLTVLTLEWSSGMESVKCTNRADLTLNGSFADLILLPSPGTMGLSSKDELFVLTNPGQLHLYDNDSLSTLTSQPKRTPSVSAVEFPVLVPIADPCLTVAILIRLPSKSNSSKILTEVASAMRTGSRPGSAPSNWPLTGGVPSLSSTAKGAVVERVYFVGYSNGSVLVCDATHAVLSYICYIEGEVNGIKVAGSDAQVTKLDFCSVSLLLAVGNECGLVRIYDLKGHSGGRNFHFVTETKSEVLDAPQGKGPYCSSVFSVLDSPVQALSFANSGTKLAIGFLSGRIAVCNMTSLSVLFLIDGVPSSSSPITSLVWKQEAYFLSGVNSLKQSETDSGNSLEEILFVLSRDGKINIVDSDSGKIICSRPLQVKESTAISMYVIEGSISASEASNDKLQEEPVKNTADASPDEEEEPLSTRVNSSEAGLPSSESSHSGDLLLDPLVLLCCENSLRLFSAKSLIQGHKKPIKKVKHSKSCYWTTFFKKDDKVYGLLSLLQTGTFEIRSLPDLELVAESSLLSILRWNYKVNMDKTMCSDDHGQIVLANSSELAFMSLLAGENEFSNPEHLPCLHDKVLAAAADAAFRFSSNQKKKQTVVPGILGGIVKGFKGGKTTPTDVTKIPTSNFGHLEDIFFKPPLPDSPPTVAIPDNKEVELDIDDIEIDEPIPKASTSSPDAKNKQKDKLQDREKLFEGGTNNDDIKPRLRTPEEIMATYRKTGDAASVAAQARNKLMERQEKLERISQRTAELQSGAENFASLANELVKTMERRKWWQI from the exons ATGTTTGCCAAGAGGTTGTTGCACAAGGCTGTGCTGCACCATTCCAAC CATAAGTTGCAGCATGGCGGTTTGCAGGGAAATGAGTTGGATCCCAGAATTGTGATTCACTATGGCATTCCATCGACTGCTTCAGTTCTCGCCTTTGACCCCATTCAGCGACTTTTGGCTATTGGGACTTT GGATGGAAGACTTAAGGTGATAGGGGGAGATAATATAGAAGGACTTTTGGTTTCTCCTAAGCAATTGCCTTACAAATACTTGGAG TTCCTGCAAAACCAGGGGCATTTAGTTGGTGTCTTAAATGACAATGATATCCAG GTTTGGAATCTTGAGAGCCGGAGCCTTGTTTGTTCTTTACAATGGGAGTTCGATATTACTGCTTTTTCTGTAATCAGCGGTTCACATTTCAT TTATGTTGGAGACCAGCATGGCTTATTTTCTGTGATAAAATTTGAAGCTGAGGAAGGACAACTTTTGAAGTCATCATACAATTTGTCTGCAAAATTTCTAAGgg AAGCTGCAGGCTTTTCAGAACCCAGTGAGCAACCAATCATTGGAGTTCTTTTGCAACCTTCTTCTTTTGGGAACAG ACTCTTAATTGCATTTGAGGATGGACTGCTTATTCTTTGGGATGTTTCTGAAGCTAGAATTGTGTTCCTTGGTGGTGGAAAAGATCTCCaattgaaggatgaagatggTAACTCTTCTTCCGAATCGGGCGCCAATCCTCCAGCTGATATTGTAGAACAAAATCTAGGTGACAAAGAGATAACTGCTCTTTGCTGGGCATCTTCTACTGGGTCCATTCTTGCTGTGGGATACTTAGATGGAGATATCCTTCTCTGGAACTTGTCATCAGCAGCACCTTCTAAAGGCCAACAAACTTCAAAAAATGTTGTTAAGCTACAACTTTCAACTGAAGAAAGAAGACTCCCAGTCATAGTCTTACAATGGTCAAATAGCCATAAATCCCAAAGTGATAGTGCTGGACAGTTGTTTGTCTATGGTGGCGATGAAATTGGATCTGAAGAAGTTTTGACT GTTTTAACTCTTGAATGGTCATCTGGGATGGAGTCCGTAAAATGCACCAATCGTGCAGACCTTACACTTAATGGCTCTTTTGCAGACTTGATTTTACTGCCAAGTCCTGGAACAATGGGGTTGAGCAGCAAAGATGAACTTTTTGTACTGACAAACCCTGGACAACTACATTTGTATGATAATGATAGTCTGTCCACATTAACATCTCAGCCAAAGAGGACGCCATCTGTTTCTGCTGTGGAGTTTCCAGTGCTAGTACCTATTGCTGATCCATGTTTGACTGTTGCAATACTTATCAGGTTGCCCAGTAAGTCAAATTCATCAAAAATTCTCACTGAG GTAGCCTCAGCAATGAGAACTGGCTCAAGGCCTGGATCAGCTCCTTCAAATTGGCCCTTGACTGGGGGTGTTCCCAGTCTATCATCCACGGCTAAAGGTGCTGTGGTTGAGAGAGTTTATTTTGTGGGTTATTCTAATGGATCTGTCCTTGTGTGTGATGCCACACATGCAGTCTTATCTTATATTTGCTACATAGAGGGAGAA GTGAATGGTATAAAAGTGGCTGGTTCAGATGCTCAAGTGACAAAATTGGACTTCTGCTCTGTTTCCTTACTGTTGGCTGTGGGCAATGAATGTGGTCTT GTTCGCATTTATGACCTCAAAGGCCACTCTGGTGGACGAAATTTCCATTTTGTCACAGAAACAAAAAGTGAAG TCCTTGATGCTCCACAAGGAAAAGGACCTTATTGTAGCTCTGTCTTTTCTGTTCTGGATTCTCCTGTGCAAGCATTATCATTTGCAAATTCTGGAACCAAACTTGCTATTGGGTTTTTAAGTGGCCGT ATTGCAGTCTGTAATATGACTTCATTGTCAGTTTTGTTCTTGATTGATGGTGTACCTAGCTCTAGTTCACCAATTACTTCATTGGTTTGGAAACAAGAAGCATATTTTCTAAGTGGTGTGAATAGTTTAAAGCAATCAGAAACAGATTCAGGCAACTCTCTTGAAGAAATACTATTTGTGTTATCCCGGGATGGAAAAATTAATATAGTTGATAGTGATAGTGGAAAAATTATCTGCAGTCGGCCATTACAAGTGAAGGAATCCACTGCAATTTCAATGTATGTTATAG AGGGTAGCATCTCAGCGTCTGAAGCATCAAATGACAAGCTGCAGGAAGAACCTGTGAAGAATACTGCTGATGCTAGCCCTGATGAGGAGGAAGAACCCTTATCAACTAGGGTAAATTCATCAGAAGCTGGTCTGCCCTCTTCAGAAAGCTCACACTCTGGAGATTTACTGTTGGATCCACTTGTTCTGCTATGCTGCGAGAATTCATTGCGCTTGTTCTCTGCAAAATCTTTGATACAG GGACATaagaaaccaattaaaaaagtgAAACATTCTAAATCTTGTTATTGGACtacattttttaagaaagatGACAAAGTTTATGGGCTTCTATCATTGCTTCAGACTGGAACATTTGAAATCAG GTCTTTACCAGATTTGGAATTGGTTGCGGAAAGCTCTTTATTGTCAATTTTAAGGTGGAATTATAAAGTGAATATGGATAAAACCATGTGTTCTGATGATCATGGACAGATAGTACTG GCTAACAGTTCTGAATTAGCATTCATGTCATTACTGGCTGGCGAAAATGAATTCAG TAATCCGGAGCATCTGCCTTGTCTTCATGATAAAGTTCTTGCAGCCGCTGCTGATGCTGCCTTTAGATTCTCTTCAAATCAGAAGAAAAAACAG ACCGTGGTGCCGGGGATTCTAGGTGGTATTGTCAAAGGGTTTAAAGGAGGAAAAACCACTCCAACAGATGTGACTAAAATTCCAACCTCCAATTTTGGTCATTTGGAAGACATTTTCTTTAAGCCCCCCTTGCCTGATTCACCTCCAACAGTGGCAATCCCAGATAATAAAGAAGTGGAGCTTGATATAG ATGACATTGAAATAGATGAGCCCATACCTAAGGCTTCTACTTCATCtcctgatgctaaaaataaACAGAAAG ATAAGTTGCAAGATAGAGAGAAATTATTTGAAGGAGGGACCAATAATGATGATATAAAGCCAAGACTTAGAACACCTGAAGAAATTATGGCTACTTATAGAAAAACTGGG GATGCTGCTTCAGTTGCTGCCCAAGCAAGAAACAAGCTTATGGAGAGGCAGGAAAAATTGGAG AGAATCAGCCAACGTACTGCTGAACTGCAAAGTGGAGCTGAAAATTTTGCATCATTAGCAAATGAGCTTGTCAAGACCATGGAAAGGAGGAAATGGTGGcaaatatag
- the LOC100776508 gene encoding uncharacterized protein isoform X2 — MFAKRLLHKAVLHHSNHKLQHGGLQGNELDPRIVIHYGIPSTASVLAFDPIQRLLAIGTLDGRLKVIGGDNIEGLLVSPKQLPYKYLEFLQNQGHLVGVLNDNDIQVWNLESRSLVCSLQWEFDITAFSVISGSHFIYVGDQHGLFSVIKFEAEEGQLLKSSYNLSAKFLREAAGFSEPSEQPIIGVLLQPSSFGNRLLIAFEDGLLILWDVSEARIVFLGGGKDLQLKDEDGNSSSESGANPPADIVEQNLGDKEITALCWASSTGSILAVGYLDGDILLWNLSSAAPSKGQQTSKNVVKLQLSTEERRLPVIVLQWSNSHKSQSDSAGQLFVYGGDEIGSEEVLTVLTLEWSSGMESVKCTNRADLTLNGSFADLILLPSPGTMGLSSKDELFVLTNPGQLHLYDNDSLSTLTSQPKRTPSVSAVEFPVLVPIADPCLTVAILIRLPSKSNSSKILTEVASAMRTGSRPGSAPSNWPLTGGVPSLSSTAKGAVVERVYFVGYSNGSVLVCDATHAVLSYICYIEGEVNGIKVAGSDAQVTKLDFCSVSLLLAVGNECGLVRIYDLKGHSGGRNFHFVTETKSEVLDAPQGKGPYCSSVFSVLDSPVQALSFANSGTKLAIGFLSGRIAVCNMTSLSVLFLIDGVPSSSSPITSLVWKQEAYFLSGVNSLKQSETDSGNSLEEILFVLSRDGKINIVDSDSGKIICSRPLQVKESTAISMYVIEGSISASEASNDKLQEEPVKNTADASPDEEEEPLSTRVNSSEAGLPSSESSHSGDLLLDPLVLLCCENSLRLFSAKSLIQGHKKPIKKVKHSKSCYWTTFFKKDDKVYGLLSLLQTGTFEIRSLPDLELVAESSLLSILRWNYKVNMDKTMCSDDHGQIVLANSSELAFMSLLAGENEFSNPEHLPCLHDKVLAAAADAAFRFSSNQKKKTDRGAGDSRWYCQRV; from the exons ATGTTTGCCAAGAGGTTGTTGCACAAGGCTGTGCTGCACCATTCCAAC CATAAGTTGCAGCATGGCGGTTTGCAGGGAAATGAGTTGGATCCCAGAATTGTGATTCACTATGGCATTCCATCGACTGCTTCAGTTCTCGCCTTTGACCCCATTCAGCGACTTTTGGCTATTGGGACTTT GGATGGAAGACTTAAGGTGATAGGGGGAGATAATATAGAAGGACTTTTGGTTTCTCCTAAGCAATTGCCTTACAAATACTTGGAG TTCCTGCAAAACCAGGGGCATTTAGTTGGTGTCTTAAATGACAATGATATCCAG GTTTGGAATCTTGAGAGCCGGAGCCTTGTTTGTTCTTTACAATGGGAGTTCGATATTACTGCTTTTTCTGTAATCAGCGGTTCACATTTCAT TTATGTTGGAGACCAGCATGGCTTATTTTCTGTGATAAAATTTGAAGCTGAGGAAGGACAACTTTTGAAGTCATCATACAATTTGTCTGCAAAATTTCTAAGgg AAGCTGCAGGCTTTTCAGAACCCAGTGAGCAACCAATCATTGGAGTTCTTTTGCAACCTTCTTCTTTTGGGAACAG ACTCTTAATTGCATTTGAGGATGGACTGCTTATTCTTTGGGATGTTTCTGAAGCTAGAATTGTGTTCCTTGGTGGTGGAAAAGATCTCCaattgaaggatgaagatggTAACTCTTCTTCCGAATCGGGCGCCAATCCTCCAGCTGATATTGTAGAACAAAATCTAGGTGACAAAGAGATAACTGCTCTTTGCTGGGCATCTTCTACTGGGTCCATTCTTGCTGTGGGATACTTAGATGGAGATATCCTTCTCTGGAACTTGTCATCAGCAGCACCTTCTAAAGGCCAACAAACTTCAAAAAATGTTGTTAAGCTACAACTTTCAACTGAAGAAAGAAGACTCCCAGTCATAGTCTTACAATGGTCAAATAGCCATAAATCCCAAAGTGATAGTGCTGGACAGTTGTTTGTCTATGGTGGCGATGAAATTGGATCTGAAGAAGTTTTGACT GTTTTAACTCTTGAATGGTCATCTGGGATGGAGTCCGTAAAATGCACCAATCGTGCAGACCTTACACTTAATGGCTCTTTTGCAGACTTGATTTTACTGCCAAGTCCTGGAACAATGGGGTTGAGCAGCAAAGATGAACTTTTTGTACTGACAAACCCTGGACAACTACATTTGTATGATAATGATAGTCTGTCCACATTAACATCTCAGCCAAAGAGGACGCCATCTGTTTCTGCTGTGGAGTTTCCAGTGCTAGTACCTATTGCTGATCCATGTTTGACTGTTGCAATACTTATCAGGTTGCCCAGTAAGTCAAATTCATCAAAAATTCTCACTGAG GTAGCCTCAGCAATGAGAACTGGCTCAAGGCCTGGATCAGCTCCTTCAAATTGGCCCTTGACTGGGGGTGTTCCCAGTCTATCATCCACGGCTAAAGGTGCTGTGGTTGAGAGAGTTTATTTTGTGGGTTATTCTAATGGATCTGTCCTTGTGTGTGATGCCACACATGCAGTCTTATCTTATATTTGCTACATAGAGGGAGAA GTGAATGGTATAAAAGTGGCTGGTTCAGATGCTCAAGTGACAAAATTGGACTTCTGCTCTGTTTCCTTACTGTTGGCTGTGGGCAATGAATGTGGTCTT GTTCGCATTTATGACCTCAAAGGCCACTCTGGTGGACGAAATTTCCATTTTGTCACAGAAACAAAAAGTGAAG TCCTTGATGCTCCACAAGGAAAAGGACCTTATTGTAGCTCTGTCTTTTCTGTTCTGGATTCTCCTGTGCAAGCATTATCATTTGCAAATTCTGGAACCAAACTTGCTATTGGGTTTTTAAGTGGCCGT ATTGCAGTCTGTAATATGACTTCATTGTCAGTTTTGTTCTTGATTGATGGTGTACCTAGCTCTAGTTCACCAATTACTTCATTGGTTTGGAAACAAGAAGCATATTTTCTAAGTGGTGTGAATAGTTTAAAGCAATCAGAAACAGATTCAGGCAACTCTCTTGAAGAAATACTATTTGTGTTATCCCGGGATGGAAAAATTAATATAGTTGATAGTGATAGTGGAAAAATTATCTGCAGTCGGCCATTACAAGTGAAGGAATCCACTGCAATTTCAATGTATGTTATAG AGGGTAGCATCTCAGCGTCTGAAGCATCAAATGACAAGCTGCAGGAAGAACCTGTGAAGAATACTGCTGATGCTAGCCCTGATGAGGAGGAAGAACCCTTATCAACTAGGGTAAATTCATCAGAAGCTGGTCTGCCCTCTTCAGAAAGCTCACACTCTGGAGATTTACTGTTGGATCCACTTGTTCTGCTATGCTGCGAGAATTCATTGCGCTTGTTCTCTGCAAAATCTTTGATACAG GGACATaagaaaccaattaaaaaagtgAAACATTCTAAATCTTGTTATTGGACtacattttttaagaaagatGACAAAGTTTATGGGCTTCTATCATTGCTTCAGACTGGAACATTTGAAATCAG GTCTTTACCAGATTTGGAATTGGTTGCGGAAAGCTCTTTATTGTCAATTTTAAGGTGGAATTATAAAGTGAATATGGATAAAACCATGTGTTCTGATGATCATGGACAGATAGTACTG GCTAACAGTTCTGAATTAGCATTCATGTCATTACTGGCTGGCGAAAATGAATTCAG TAATCCGGAGCATCTGCCTTGTCTTCATGATAAAGTTCTTGCAGCCGCTGCTGATGCTGCCTTTAGATTCTCTTCAAATCAGAAGAAAAAA ACAGACCGTGGTGCCGGGGATTCTAGGTGGTATTGTCAAAGGGTTTAA